A genomic segment from Bos taurus isolate L1 Dominette 01449 registration number 42190680 breed Hereford chromosome 1, ARS-UCD2.0, whole genome shotgun sequence encodes:
- the LOC524771 gene encoding uncharacterized protein LOC524771 translates to MGTLGGHLIAGLLFLIVVLYYSVLVSLALLRGQRFLKSPLPPRDKRGHRWWQLVSVEAVVKVVFSLIVILPELFYPPGTNRMVMVDWEDPKRPFVFQDTWQHITMYGFFLFSGVVDIVSQVCQARQNMKLERAAEALAFCVLVLLLINHIENKSTLESRVHALFMLPVFLVGLVLIIEVWVPDQPSLWVLKAWMGLVLSNWLLHLSVLLYAPPSGQPWSRDDPVELAFVTTFFCWHLGLGAVLLAAIYGLCSLWHHRFSSWKRVPGAKYQPCPLHEGSEEPEKFRAGAPQLDGGV, encoded by the coding sequence ATGGGGACCCTCGGGGGACACCTGATTGCAGGGCTGCTGTTCCTCATCGTAGTGCTCTACTACTCGGTGCTGGTGTCCTTGGCTCTGCTACGGGGACAGAGGTTCCTCAAATCTCCTCTGCCCCCAAGAGACAAGCGAGGGCACCGGTGGTGGCAGCTGGTTTCTGTGGAAGCAGTGGTGAAGGTGGTCTTCTCCCTGATCGTTATCTTGCCCGAGCTCTTCTACCCACCGGGAACAAACCGGATGGTGATGGTGGACTGGGAGGACCCGAAGCGGCCGTTTGTGTTCCAGGACACCTGGCAGCACATCACCATGTACGGGTTCTTCCTCTTCAGCGGAGTGGTGGATATCGTGAGCCAGGTGTGCCAGGCGCGGCAGAACATGAAGCTGGAGCGAGCGGCGGAGGCGCTGGCCTTCTGcgtgctggtgctgctgctgataAACCACATTGAGAACAAGAGCACCCTGGAGAGCCGCGTGCACGCCCTGTTCATGCTGCCTGTCTTCCTGGTCGGCTTAGTGCTTATCATCGAGGTCTGGGTCCCCGACCAGCCCTCACTCTGGGTGCTCAAGGCCTGGATGGGGCTGGTGCTCAGCAACTGGCTGCTACATCTAAGCGTCCTGTTGTATGCGCCTCCCTCCGGACAGCCCTGGAGCAGGGACGACCCTGTGGAGCTCGCCTTTGTCACCACCTTCTTCTGCTGGCACCTGGGCTTGGGGGCTGTCCTgctggctgccatctatggcctCTGCAGCCTCTGGCACCATCGCTTCTCCTCCTGGAAAAGGGTCCCAGGTGCCAAGTACCAGCCGTGCCCCCTACATGAGGGCAGCGAAGAGCCTGAGAAGTTCAGGGCAGGGGCCCCACAACTAGACGGGGGTGTTTAG